From a single Apostichopus japonicus isolate 1M-3 chromosome 12, ASM3797524v1, whole genome shotgun sequence genomic region:
- the LOC139977198 gene encoding zinc finger MYM-type protein 1-like yields the protein MSGKHNGVARILRNEAKYAFYVHCHAHRLNLVIVDTVKGIPDAADFFALLEKLYVFLSRSYVHSKYKGIQSDIFPNETPRELPALSDTRLACRYISCRNVRDRLPAILKTLEEISLEDNAERAIDARGLLGQLDFFFAVMLTIFSTILQESKGLSDMLQNPSLDLAKATDIVGNFKCGPRDMRSEKDAFDAYWEAASGLATSCEIPIDTEHRPRRQRRLPIRLQDSVVTKRLMAEEDTSTTKESIKIHMFYSIVDTITAEMNKRFSTENCQIMRGIQSLNPESI from the coding sequence ATGAGCGGAAAACACAACGGTGTTGCTCGGATCCTCCGGAATGAGGCAAAATATGCCTTTTATGTGCACTGCCATGCGCATCGTCTCAACTTAGTTATCGTTGATACTGTCAAGGGCATTCCAGACGCGGCTGATTTCTTCGCTCTGCTTGAGAAACTTTACGTGTTCCTCTCACGATCGTACGTCCATTCCAAGTACAAGGGAATTCAGAGCGATATTTTTCCAAACGAGACACCGCGTGAACTTCCTGCATTGAGTGACACACGATTGGCCTGTCGGTACATTTCATGCCGCAACGTTAGAGATCGTCTGCCGGCAATATTGAAGACGCTAGAGGAAATTTCACTGGAGGATAACGCAGAAAGAGCAATCGATGCGCGAGGTTTGCTGGGCCAGCTCGATTTCTTCTTCGCTGTGATGCTGACTATTTTTTCCACTATACTGCAAGAATCCAAAGGGCTCTCCGATATGCTCCAGAACCCGAGTCTAGACCTAGCAAAGGCAACAGACATCGTGGGTAACTTCAAATGTGGCCCAAGGGATATGAGGTCCGAAAAAGACGCATTTGATGCGTATTGGGAAGCAGCGTCAGGCCTTGCGACTTCATGCGAAATTCCTATCGACACCGAGCACCGACCAAGACGGCAAAGGCGATTGCCAATACGGCTACAAGACAGCGTGGTAACAAAGCGGTTAATGGCAGAGGAGGATACGTCAACTACGAAGGAGAGCATCAAGATACACATGTTCTATTCGATCGTCGATACCATCACCGCGGAAATGAACAAGCGCTTCTCCACAGAAAACTGCCAGATCATGAGAGGGATCCAATCACTGAATCCAGAGAGTATATAA